From Rhododendron vialii isolate Sample 1 chromosome 7a, ASM3025357v1:
AATATCGCACACCCCATTGACTCTGGTGGTCAAAAAGAGAGGTGTTCCGGATCTTACTATGGTGGATCTCCCTGGGATCACTAGGGTGCCTGTTCATGGCCAACCTGAGGACATATATGAGCAGATCTCAGAGATTATAATGGAGTACATCAAACCAGAAGAGAGCATAATACTGAATGTTTTGTCTGCCACTGTTGATTTCCCTACATGTGAATCAATAAGGATGTCTCAGCGTGTCGACAAGTCCGGTGAGAGGACTCTTGCTGTGGTTACCAAAGCCGATAAAGCTCCTGAAGGTTTGCTTGAGAAGGTTACTGCTGATGATGTTAACATTGGGCTCGGTTACGTATGCGTGAGGAACCGGATTGGGGAAGAGTCCTATGAGGAAGCCCGCGAGGAAGAAGCCCATCTGTTTCAAAGTCATCCTTTGCTGTCCAAAATTGACAAGTCCATAGTTGGGGTTCCAGTTCTTGCTCAGAAGCTGGTGCATATACAGGCTATAATTATCTCCAAATGTTTGCCGGAGATTGTGCGGAAGATAAACGACAAGCTGAATTCCTGCGTGTCGGAGTTGAACAAAATGCCACAGCATCTATCTTCAGTTGGTGAAGCAATGACCGTTTTTATGAGGatcattgggttttcgaaagaGTCTCTGAGGAAAATCCTCCTCAGAGGCGAGTTTGATGAATACCCAGAAGACAGAAGAATGCATTGCACTGCTCGGTTGGTTGAAATGCTGAACTAATACGCCGGTGAGCTTCAAAAGAGTGCAGAAAATAAGTTGACGGAGAACTTTCTTATGGATGAGATGAGGGTCCTAGATGAAGCTAAAGGAATTGGGCTACCCAACTTCCTCCCTCGCACTGCCTTCCTTGTAATTCTCCAAAAAAAGGTCAAGGAGATATCCAAAACGCCGGTTGATTTCATGGCGAAAGTGTGGGACTACATCGAAACGGTGCTCATAACTGTTTTCATGAACCATTGCGAAAATTACCCTCAACTCCAATCGGCTATGAGGAGGGCGACCCATAATCTTGTAGCAAAGATAAAAGATGAATCTTTTGATAGAGTGATGGAGATTGTAGAGATGGAGAAGCTCGCGGATTATACTTGTAGTCCGGAGTACATGTCAGACTGGGGTAAGCTAATGGCTCAACAGAATTTGTTCATGGAGGTCATGAATGATTACTCCAAACCAAcaaggataatgattgaaggtTTCGGGGAGATAGAGGTTGGGCATCTTCGGGGTCATTCAGATGTTAGAGAGCAGGCATTTGACATGAAAATGAGGATCACTGCATATTGGAAGGTTGTCCTTAAAAGGTTGGTCGATAGCATGGCTCTGCACTTGCTGCTATGCGTTCGGAACTTGGTTGACCAAGACATGGAAGCAGAGATTGTGAATGAGCTTATGGGCTCTCCAGTGGGTGGTCCAGGTGCAATACAAAGGATGCTTGAAGAATCTCCATCTGCTGCAAAAAAGCGCGAGAGGCTGAACAAGAGTATCAAGTTGCTTAAGGACTCTAAGGAGGTTGTGGCTCAGATCGTCGATAGGATCACTGTCGATTAAAGCTAAAACTCCCTTTCTTACTCTTCTTTCTTGATGCTGTTTGGTTTGTGTCGTTTGGTTTATGATGTCGGTCAGTTtgtgttactttttttttttttctcgttgGCTATTCGCGCTTATGTTTGTCATTATGTCTATCATTTTGTGTCGTTCGCACTAGGTGTTCGGTGTTTCTGTTTCCCAAGCTGTCTACGATCTATAAAAAAGACTTATCATGAATATTACTATGAACGCCTTTTGTGTATTATATCAATTGCTGCAGCTTAGTATGCCtagtttgttttgtttcatcTCTGTTGAGCATCATTTCGGAAGAGATTCATTTGCATTCACTCCAACTTTCCAATTTGAAAATCTGATAAGCAATTAGAGGCCCTTTGGAttgtgataaaggaagagaaaagaaacgGTCAtggtttctcaccaaatctcatctAAAGAGATGAAATTTGACCAGAAaccaaaatggacaaataaagattcttctttttcttcatttcacTTACTTTCTCACGAGTTTTAATCTCTGTTAACTATCTAAATAATTGAAATGATTCCTCTTTTTTGCCATCAAAAAGCGCTATAGCACTTATAATTGAAGGATGGCTGTTCTTGGGGAGTACAAACCAATTCTTGAACTTGTAGTACAGATATGGTTTTGGAAGTTTTGAGTCACGGGTTCCCTTGAAAAAGTGGGCATTTTAACAAGGTTGGCCTTGTGTTTGAAGGTCTGGGATTGGCTCATTGTCGCACTAGTCCACATGGGTTTTTCGCTGCTAGTGAACGGTGTGATTGACCTAAAGATTGGTCGAGATGTTCGAAACAAAATATATCAAGAGGTAAGGCCAAATTCGGTTCTCGGATTTGTGAACATAAATTTGGGCGTAATGCATTATTAGAGGTACAGATGAATATTAGTCCCATAATGTTTTTATTACTTGCAAAACTATGTTTCTATCTCTATTCCCTTATGTTTCTATCTCTATTCAAGGGAGTCAAGAATCACTTAAAAACCAGAGGCAGTGGGCATTGTCTCCTGGTGTCAAGCTATTTTATTTTAGCACAGAGAGTGATCGCTTCAAATCACAGTCCACAATTATTTCAGGCCTTGCCCAAGACAGTCCCAACTCTGGAACGCCCTTGGTTGGTGCCTCAGAAATGCTCAACGCTGGCATATATCAAACCCAATGCCTACGTTCTGGGGCACAGCCATGagcaatgaataattttttaaatactcCCCCTTTAGTCTACGTCATATTTTTATTTCCACACaataaactaaactaaactaaatgtgAGTCTAACCAAGTCTAGGAAACATGTGGAAGCCACATGTTTTTATTGTACCATGGATTGAGGATTGATAGCAATCCTTGCATCAAATTAAACATGCCCAAAGGCACAAAACCATGGGAACAGATATCACCACCAAAATTGAAGATAGTCCTATTTTGAAAGTGATCGAAGATATATATAGTGCTAAAACAATAaggggaaagtctacaatacacaccccttaaaagggtgtaccatatgcacctattttatggtttactcataacattttagcgtatttcgtaacttttgtcctataattcataacttttcagcagtacgattcgtaacattttcattaagattcataacattttggtgtatctcgtaatctttatacgattcgtaattttttagcaatacaattcataacattttctctacaattcataacattttgggaggtgtatataatacacacccaaataaaaggtgtgtattgtagtctttcccaaCAATAAGTAGTGGAAAATCACAACTCCAAGTAAGATGGAACATAGTTCCGACCTAAAACATTGGAGGTAAACCACCCTATCGCGCCGGAGCACAAACCCGATGAGAGCCTCTCTCATACTATGGTTAagaattaagaagaaaaagtggTAAAAGGGCATAATAAGAGGATTAAACAAAGATTAAacttaggcctgtcaa
This genomic window contains:
- the LOC131334851 gene encoding putative dynamin-related protein 4A; its protein translation is MGSRGEHSMAAEQQLQNSHVEDEEGNPRALVLAQPLSIMAEDGEETSLPISAHPPLMFSFNERIRPLLDAVDKLRHLKVAQEGIQLPTIVVVGDQSSGKSSVLESLAGISLPRGQGICTRVPLIMRLQQHQNPQPELHLEYHGKIVPTGETHVAEAIVLATDEIAGNGKGISHTPLTLVVKKRGVPDLTMVDLPGITRVPVHGQPEDIYEQISEIIMEYIKPEESIILNVLSATVDFPTCESIRMSQRVDKSGERTLAVVTKADKAPEGLLEKVTADDVNIGLGYVCVRNRIGEESYEEAREEEAHLFQSHPLLSKIDKSIVGVPVLAQKLVHIQAIIISKCLPEIVRKINDKLNSCVSELNKMPQHLSSVGEAMTVFMRIIGFSKESLRKILLRGEFDEYPEDRRMHCTARLVEMLN
- the LOC131332668 gene encoding dynamin-related protein 4C-like, which codes for MRVLDEAKGIGLPNFLPRTAFLVILQKKVKEISKTPVDFMAKVWDYIETVLITVFMNHCENYPQLQSAMRRATHNLVAKIKDESFDRVMEIVEMEKLADYTCSPEYMSDWGKLMAQQNLFMEVMNDYSKPTRIMIEGFGEIEVGHLRGHSDVREQAFDMKMRITAYWKVVLKRLVDSMALHLLLCVRNLVDQDMEAEIVNELMGSPVGGPGAIQRMLEESPSAAKKRERLNKSIKLLKDSKEVVAQIVDRITVD